Proteins encoded by one window of Streptacidiphilus sp. PB12-B1b:
- a CDS encoding DUF5819 family protein, which produces MSGTDNGRSGPGSTQPGSTQVDRAPSVPRPASGTRLVRAQEREAAAGDPPGPCPPLPRPVRWAVVCAVCACCATALVHVCMMFLFVAPSNTVSQRYEQQINAWIYPYFEQNWQLFAPDPQADREQISARSAVTSPDGARRAGPWVDLTGMDESAVRHDPFPSRTAQNMLRRAWSAYQAAPDGDEDASGQAGMLRHYLAAIAAQRLGAHGQHGFDAVQLRITTTPISPIPPQASGARTPAPASDTIFLPWWQVTPDGR; this is translated from the coding sequence ATGAGCGGCACCGACAACGGCCGTTCCGGGCCGGGCAGCACACAGCCGGGCAGCACACAGGTGGACCGGGCACCGTCCGTCCCCCGGCCGGCCTCCGGTACGCGCCTCGTACGCGCACAGGAGCGGGAGGCCGCCGCCGGTGACCCGCCGGGCCCGTGCCCTCCGCTGCCCCGGCCCGTCCGGTGGGCGGTCGTCTGCGCGGTCTGCGCGTGCTGCGCCACCGCGCTCGTCCACGTCTGCATGATGTTCCTGTTCGTCGCGCCCTCCAACACCGTCTCCCAGCGGTACGAGCAGCAGATCAACGCCTGGATCTATCCCTACTTCGAGCAGAACTGGCAGCTGTTCGCCCCTGACCCGCAGGCCGACCGCGAGCAGATCTCCGCACGCTCGGCGGTCACCTCCCCCGACGGCGCCCGCCGGGCCGGCCCCTGGGTCGACCTGACCGGCATGGACGAGTCCGCGGTGCGGCACGACCCCTTCCCGAGCCGGACCGCACAGAACATGCTGCGGCGGGCGTGGTCCGCCTACCAGGCGGCACCGGACGGCGACGAGGACGCTTCGGGTCAGGCAGGCATGCTCCGGCACTATCTGGCCGCCATCGCCGCGCAACGCCTCGGCGCCCACGGTCAACACGGCTTCGACGCCGTCCAGTTGCGGATCACCACCACACCCATCTCCCCGATCCCGCCCCAGGCGTCCGGGGCGCGTACCCCGGCGCCGGCCTCCGACACGATCTTTCTCCCCTGGTGGCAGGTGACCCCCGATGGCCGTTGA
- a CDS encoding ice-binding family protein, giving the protein MTLGPGVYKASSSIGLTGTLTLDAHGDPNAVFIFQIGSTLTTASASRVLFVNGAQPCNVFWQVGSSATLGTHSTFIGTILALTSISVTTGVDINGRVLARNGSVTLDTDNIIRSTCAAGGTTGGTTGGGTGGTTGGGTGGTTGGGTGGTTGGATGGTTGGTGGHHHHHHHHHHPGAPGGPGGPGGPGGPGHPGGPGHRYPGGPGPRPIGGIGAGTGGSVSKSDSTEVAVGSALVGLAILGSGVIVLRRRAASRWHS; this is encoded by the coding sequence CTGACGCTGGGGCCGGGCGTCTACAAGGCGTCGTCGTCGATCGGGCTGACCGGCACGCTCACCCTGGACGCGCACGGTGACCCGAACGCGGTGTTCATCTTCCAGATCGGCTCGACGCTGACCACGGCCTCCGCCAGCCGGGTGCTCTTCGTCAACGGCGCGCAGCCGTGCAACGTCTTCTGGCAGGTCGGCAGTTCCGCCACGCTCGGAACCCACTCGACCTTCATCGGCACCATCCTGGCCCTGACGTCCATCTCGGTGACCACCGGAGTGGACATCAACGGCCGGGTACTGGCCCGAAACGGGTCGGTCACCCTGGACACCGACAACATCATCCGGTCCACCTGCGCCGCCGGAGGCACCACCGGCGGCACGACCGGCGGCGGCACCGGAGGCACCACCGGCGGCGGCACGGGCGGCACCACCGGCGGCGGCACCGGCGGGACGACCGGCGGCGCCACTGGCGGGACCACCGGGGGCACCGGCGGACACCACCACCACCATCACCACCATCACCACCCCGGCGCTCCCGGTGGCCCCGGCGGTCCCGGCGGTCCTGGCGGTCCCGGCCACCCCGGTGGTCCTGGCCACCGCTACCCCGGCGGCCCGGGGCCCCGCCCCATCGGCGGGATCGGAGCCGGCACCGGCGGCAGCGTCTCCAAGTCGGACTCCACGGAGGTCGCGGTCGGCTCTGCCCTGGTGGGCCTCGCCATCCTCGGCTCGGGCGTCATCGTCCTGCGCCGTCGGGCCGCGAGCCGCTGGCACTCCTGA
- a CDS encoding ice-binding family protein, which produces MAAVLAFLPTAAAAIGVAVPLGTASSFAVLSGQSITNTGPTTITGDVGVSPGTSVTGFPPGTVAGVIHAADAVALQAKSDLTIAYNNAAGQAPDSTLTSPGTSAG; this is translated from the coding sequence GTGGCCGCCGTGCTGGCATTCCTGCCGACCGCTGCCGCCGCGATCGGCGTGGCCGTTCCGCTCGGGACCGCGAGCAGCTTCGCGGTGCTGTCCGGTCAGTCGATCACCAACACCGGCCCCACCACGATCACCGGCGACGTCGGCGTGAGCCCCGGCACCTCGGTGACCGGATTCCCGCCCGGCACGGTGGCCGGAGTCATCCACGCCGCCGACGCCGTGGCGCTCCAGGCGAAGAGCGACCTCACCATCGCCTACAACAACGCCGCCGGGCAGGCACCGGACAGCACCCTCACCTCCCCGGGGACCTCGGCGGGCTGA
- a CDS encoding aspartate-semialdehyde dehydrogenase: MKIGIVGATGQVGGVVRRILAERDFPVTELRLFASARSAGRELPWKDGTVVVEDADTADYSGLDIVIFSAGKTASLALAPKVAAAGAVVIDNSSGWRSHPEVPLVVSEVNPHAVADRPLGIIANPNCTTMAAMPVLRPLHQEAELVGLVVATYQAVSGSGLSGVAELQGQVDAVGAGASALTHDGAAVEFPEPKQYARPIAFNVLPLAGSIVDDGLNETDEEQKLRNESRKILEIPGLKVSGTCVRVPVFTGHSLQVNARFARPLSPERARELLAQAPGVELSEIPTPLQAAGQDPSYVGRIRADETAENGLSLFVSSDNLRKGAALNAVQIAELVAAELLAAAE; this comes from the coding sequence ATGAAGATTGGAATTGTGGGTGCCACGGGCCAGGTCGGTGGCGTTGTGCGTCGGATTCTCGCCGAGCGGGACTTCCCGGTGACGGAGCTGCGGCTGTTCGCCTCGGCGCGTTCCGCAGGCCGGGAGCTGCCGTGGAAGGACGGGACGGTCGTCGTCGAGGACGCCGACACCGCCGACTACAGCGGTCTCGACATCGTCATCTTCTCCGCGGGCAAGACCGCCTCGCTCGCGCTGGCGCCGAAGGTGGCCGCCGCCGGGGCCGTCGTGATCGACAACTCCTCCGGCTGGCGCTCCCACCCGGAGGTGCCGCTGGTGGTCTCCGAGGTCAATCCGCACGCCGTCGCGGACCGCCCGCTGGGCATCATCGCCAACCCCAACTGCACCACCATGGCCGCCATGCCGGTACTGCGTCCGCTGCACCAGGAGGCGGAGCTGGTCGGGCTGGTGGTGGCGACCTACCAGGCCGTCTCCGGCAGCGGCCTGAGCGGCGTCGCCGAGCTGCAGGGCCAGGTGGACGCGGTCGGCGCGGGCGCCAGCGCGCTCACCCACGACGGCGCGGCGGTGGAGTTCCCCGAGCCCAAGCAGTACGCGCGCCCGATCGCCTTCAATGTGCTGCCGCTCGCCGGGTCCATCGTGGACGACGGCCTGAACGAGACCGACGAGGAGCAGAAGCTCCGCAACGAGAGCCGGAAGATCCTGGAGATCCCCGGCCTCAAGGTCTCCGGCACCTGCGTCCGGGTGCCGGTGTTCACCGGGCACTCGCTGCAGGTGAACGCCCGCTTCGCGCGTCCGCTCAGCCCGGAGCGGGCCCGGGAGCTGCTGGCGCAGGCCCCCGGCGTCGAGCTGTCGGAGATCCCGACCCCGCTGCAGGCCGCCGGTCAGGACCCGTCGTACGTCGGCCGGATCCGGGCGGACGAGACCGCGGAGAACGGTCTGTCGCTGTTCGTCTCCAGTGACAACCTGCGCAAGGGCGCGGCGCTGAACGCGGTGCAGATCGCCGAGCTGGTCGCCGCGGAGCTGCTGGCCGCCGCCGAATAG
- a CDS encoding metallophosphoesterase has product MTPVDPFARPELPDPGPRTPLDPSRPEIHGDGSTTYDFFSPPTRAAEEAGSYAPEPPYDGPPVYAPEPAYPSAPAYPAAPPGAPVFTPPRFIPGPQDPPTIELGGPMAPTVGYEHPAPRVETAPPVLPAPAAAAESEGPGPLYVVGDVHGYLQALLDALHQAGIIDAEGHWSAGPARIWFLGDFTDRGPDGIGVIDLVMNLAAEAAASGGYCRALMGNHELLLLGADRYGDQAVQSTAGTASFLAAWRLNGGQPTDMERLQDHHVTWLSRLPAMAVEDDHLLVHSDTTAYLEYGDSVDAVNDAIHEVLQGDEADDWWDCFRRMTKRFAFRGDAGPSACHELLDAYGGRRIVHGHSPIPYLVGDAQSEDGPAGNSGHPVTGPHIYADGLAVAMDGGVTMEGQGRLLVARLPLN; this is encoded by the coding sequence ATGACACCGGTGGACCCCTTCGCCCGGCCTGAGCTGCCGGACCCAGGCCCCCGTACGCCCCTGGACCCCTCGCGGCCGGAGATCCACGGCGACGGGTCCACGACGTACGACTTCTTCTCCCCGCCCACGCGCGCGGCGGAGGAGGCGGGCTCGTACGCGCCCGAACCGCCCTACGACGGGCCGCCGGTGTACGCACCCGAGCCGGCCTACCCGAGCGCCCCGGCCTATCCCGCCGCGCCGCCCGGCGCCCCGGTGTTCACCCCGCCGCGCTTCATCCCCGGCCCGCAGGACCCGCCCACCATCGAACTGGGCGGCCCGATGGCCCCGACCGTCGGCTACGAGCACCCCGCGCCCCGGGTGGAGACCGCGCCCCCGGTGCTCCCGGCCCCGGCCGCCGCGGCCGAGTCCGAGGGCCCCGGCCCGCTCTACGTCGTCGGCGACGTCCACGGCTACCTGCAGGCGCTGCTGGACGCGCTGCACCAGGCGGGCATCATCGACGCCGAGGGCCACTGGTCCGCCGGGCCCGCCCGGATCTGGTTCCTCGGCGACTTCACCGACCGCGGCCCCGACGGCATCGGCGTCATCGACCTGGTGATGAACCTCGCCGCCGAGGCCGCCGCCTCCGGCGGCTACTGCCGCGCGCTGATGGGCAACCACGAACTGCTGCTGCTCGGCGCCGACCGCTACGGCGACCAGGCCGTCCAGTCCACCGCCGGCACCGCCTCCTTCCTCGCCGCCTGGCGGCTCAACGGCGGCCAGCCCACCGACATGGAACGGCTCCAGGACCACCACGTGACCTGGCTGTCCCGGCTCCCGGCCATGGCCGTCGAGGACGACCACCTGCTGGTCCACTCCGACACCACCGCCTACCTGGAGTACGGCGACTCGGTGGACGCCGTCAACGACGCCATCCACGAGGTGCTGCAGGGCGACGAGGCCGACGACTGGTGGGACTGCTTCCGCCGGATGACCAAGCGCTTCGCCTTCCGCGGCGACGCCGGCCCCTCCGCCTGCCACGAACTCCTCGACGCCTACGGCGGGCGGCGCATCGTCCACGGCCACAGCCCGATCCCCTACCTGGTCGGCGACGCCCAGAGCGAGGACGGCCCGGCCGGCAACTCCGGACACCCCGTCACCGGACCGCACATCTACGCGGACGGCCTGGCGGTCGCCATGGACGGCGGCGTCACCATGGAGGGACAGGGCCGCCTGCTGGTCGCCCGGCTCCCCCTCAACTGA
- a CDS encoding LacI family DNA-binding transcriptional regulator, whose translation MTAAAANQSGRRPPHARRLERAGIRDVAAAAGVSITTVSDALNGKGRLPDETRSKVREVAERLGYRPSAAARTLRTGRSGLIGLTVTTYGQEPFTFTEFAYFAEMARAATSAALNRGYALVVLPATSRHDVWSNVALDGTVVIDPAEHDPMVAELFRQGLPVVSDGRPGNCPVTAWVDNDHGSAVLEILDHLAEAGARRIGLLTGTSTDTYTRLSTDAYLGWCRRVRQEPLCEAYPAHDPCAGAVAADRLLARPDRPDAVYGLFDPNGTDLLAAARRYGLRVPEDLLLVCCSESDVYATTEPPVTTLSLKPQRIGTTVVNLLIDAIEGGAPAEESPVGQLMPTELIVRTSSQRRPARITVSPPRHPGEE comes from the coding sequence ATGACAGCAGCAGCAGCCAACCAGAGCGGCCGGCGGCCACCCCACGCCCGGCGGCTGGAACGCGCCGGAATCCGGGACGTCGCCGCCGCGGCGGGGGTGTCCATCACCACCGTCTCCGACGCCCTCAACGGCAAGGGCCGCCTCCCGGACGAGACCCGCAGCAAGGTCCGCGAGGTCGCCGAGCGCCTCGGGTACCGCCCCTCCGCCGCCGCCCGCACCCTCCGCACCGGGCGCTCCGGCCTGATCGGCCTGACCGTCACCACCTACGGACAAGAACCCTTCACCTTCACCGAGTTCGCCTACTTCGCGGAGATGGCCCGGGCCGCCACCTCGGCCGCGCTCAACCGCGGCTACGCCCTGGTCGTGCTGCCCGCGACGTCCCGGCACGACGTCTGGAGCAACGTCGCCCTGGACGGCACCGTCGTCATCGACCCGGCCGAGCACGACCCGATGGTCGCCGAGCTGTTCCGGCAGGGCCTGCCGGTGGTCAGCGACGGCCGCCCCGGCAACTGCCCGGTCACCGCCTGGGTGGACAACGACCACGGCAGCGCCGTGCTGGAGATCCTGGACCACCTGGCCGAGGCCGGGGCCCGCCGGATCGGCCTGCTCACCGGCACCAGCACCGACACCTACACCCGCCTCAGCACCGACGCCTACCTGGGCTGGTGCCGCCGGGTCCGGCAGGAGCCGCTGTGCGAGGCGTACCCCGCGCACGACCCCTGCGCGGGCGCCGTCGCCGCCGATCGGCTGCTGGCCCGCCCGGACCGCCCGGACGCCGTCTACGGCCTGTTCGACCCCAACGGCACCGACCTGCTGGCCGCCGCCCGCCGCTACGGCCTGCGGGTTCCGGAGGACCTGCTGCTGGTCTGCTGCAGCGAGAGCGACGTCTACGCGACCACCGAACCGCCCGTCACCACCCTGTCGCTGAAGCCGCAGCGGATCGGCACCACCGTGGTGAACCTGCTCATCGACGCCATCGAGGGCGGCGCCCCGGCCGAGGAGAGCCCAGTCGGACAGCTGATGCCGACCGAGCTGATCGTCCGCACCTCCTCCCAGCGGCGGCCCGCGCGGATCACCGTCAGCCCGCCCCGGCACCCGGGCGAGGAATGA
- the hisC gene encoding histidinol-phosphate transaminase encodes MNGNLRGIPLYKPGKPALGSDGRPAFKLSSNENPYPPLPGVLEAAVAAAGDINRYPDMGCTGLVAELARSLGVPESHIATGTGSVGVAQSLVQATAGPGDEVVYAWRSFEAYPIIVQVNGATSVQVPLRADASHDLDAMLAAVTDRTRLIFVCNPNNPTGTVVRRAELERFLDAVPGDVLIVLDEAYTEFVRDAEVPDGVELYRDRPNVCVLRTFSKAYGLAGLRVGFAVAHEPVAAALRQTAVPFGVSQLAQDAAVASLRAETALLERVEALVQERTRVVAELTAQGWTPAETQANFVWLPLGAQTMDFAAACAAAGVVVRPFAGEGVRVTIGETEANDLFLQTAELFRKES; translated from the coding sequence CTGAACGGCAACCTGCGCGGCATCCCGCTGTACAAGCCCGGCAAGCCCGCCCTGGGCAGCGACGGCCGCCCCGCCTTCAAGCTGTCCTCCAACGAGAACCCCTACCCGCCGCTGCCCGGCGTCCTGGAAGCCGCCGTCGCCGCCGCCGGGGACATCAACCGCTACCCCGACATGGGCTGCACCGGGCTGGTCGCGGAGCTGGCCCGGAGCCTCGGCGTGCCGGAGAGCCACATCGCCACCGGCACCGGCTCGGTCGGCGTCGCCCAGTCGCTGGTCCAGGCCACGGCCGGCCCCGGCGACGAGGTCGTCTACGCCTGGCGCTCGTTCGAGGCGTACCCGATCATCGTCCAGGTCAACGGCGCCACCTCGGTGCAGGTCCCGCTGCGCGCGGACGCCTCGCACGACCTGGACGCCATGCTGGCCGCGGTCACCGACCGCACCCGGCTGATCTTCGTCTGCAACCCCAACAACCCGACCGGCACCGTCGTCCGCCGCGCCGAGCTGGAGCGCTTCCTGGACGCCGTCCCCGGCGACGTCCTGATCGTGCTGGACGAGGCGTACACCGAGTTCGTCCGCGACGCCGAGGTGCCGGACGGGGTCGAGCTGTACCGCGACCGGCCCAACGTCTGCGTGCTGCGCACCTTCTCCAAGGCGTACGGCCTGGCCGGGCTGCGGGTCGGTTTCGCCGTCGCGCACGAGCCGGTCGCGGCCGCGCTGCGGCAGACCGCCGTGCCGTTCGGGGTCAGCCAGCTGGCGCAGGACGCCGCCGTGGCCTCGCTGCGCGCCGAGACGGCGCTGCTGGAGCGGGTCGAGGCGCTGGTGCAGGAGCGGACCCGGGTGGTCGCGGAGCTGACCGCGCAGGGCTGGACGCCGGCCGAGACCCAGGCCAACTTCGTCTGGCTGCCGCTGGGCGCGCAGACCATGGACTTCGCCGCCGCCTGCGCCGCGGCGGGCGTGGTGGTGCGGCCGTTCGCGGGCGAGGGCGTGCGGGTGACCATCGGCGAGACCGAGGCGAACGACCTCTTCCTGCAGACGGCGGAGCTGTTCCGCAAGGAGTCCTGA
- a CDS encoding efflux RND transporter periplasmic adaptor subunit translates to MKVLPQRRRAALLNSVLAVLLVAGSGAAYAAVNTSTSTAASKSNTTTYTVAKGMVLATVSGTGALYSPSDAGVNFTTGGTLTEVDVKPGQQVTKGQVLAKVDPTSADETLTADQAALTAAQASLDQVEDPTSTGAAATPSASQLTQAEAQVTSAQNAVTAAQAAVAGTVLTAPIAGTVNSVSGSVGGTVSGGGASTASSSGSAPTGFVVITNPAGMEVTADFAEADALKLKAGQGATVTLNASGEELNAKVLSVSSLPVSSSSGLSSSGTVEYAALLSVTSDTSNLRTGLSASVSVLTGEVDNALYLPTAALTGTGTTRLATVVGADGTTTSKSVTVGLAGDSDVQILSGLTEGQKVQVTVATTAGGAGGFGGGRAGGFGGGTGGFGGTGARAGGGGFGGGGRG, encoded by the coding sequence ATGAAGGTGCTCCCCCAGCGGCGCAGGGCCGCTCTGCTGAACTCCGTTCTCGCCGTGCTGCTCGTCGCCGGTTCCGGAGCGGCCTACGCCGCCGTGAACACCTCGACGTCCACTGCCGCGAGCAAGTCGAACACCACCACGTACACGGTCGCCAAGGGCATGGTGCTGGCGACGGTCAGCGGCACCGGGGCCCTGTACTCGCCCAGCGACGCCGGCGTGAACTTCACCACCGGCGGGACGCTCACCGAGGTCGACGTCAAGCCCGGGCAGCAGGTCACCAAGGGCCAGGTGCTGGCCAAGGTCGACCCGACCTCGGCCGATGAGACCCTCACCGCCGACCAGGCCGCGCTGACCGCCGCGCAGGCCAGTCTCGACCAGGTCGAGGACCCGACCAGCACCGGCGCAGCCGCCACCCCCAGTGCCTCGCAGCTCACCCAGGCCGAGGCACAGGTGACCAGCGCCCAGAACGCCGTCACCGCCGCCCAGGCCGCCGTCGCCGGGACGGTGCTGACCGCGCCCATCGCCGGCACGGTCAACTCGGTCTCCGGCTCCGTCGGCGGCACCGTCTCCGGCGGCGGCGCCTCCACCGCCAGCAGCTCCGGCAGCGCCCCGACCGGCTTCGTGGTGATCACCAACCCGGCCGGGATGGAGGTCACGGCGGACTTCGCCGAGGCCGACGCCCTGAAGCTGAAGGCCGGACAGGGCGCCACGGTCACCCTGAACGCCAGCGGCGAGGAGCTCAACGCCAAGGTGCTGTCGGTCAGTTCGCTGCCGGTCAGCTCCTCCTCCGGGCTCAGCTCCAGCGGCACCGTGGAGTACGCGGCGCTGCTGTCGGTCACCAGCGACACCAGCAACCTGCGGACCGGTCTCAGCGCCAGCGTGTCCGTGCTGACCGGCGAGGTGGACAATGCGCTGTACCTGCCGACCGCCGCGCTCACCGGCACCGGCACCACCCGGCTGGCGACCGTGGTCGGGGCGGACGGCACGACCACGTCCAAGAGCGTCACGGTCGGCCTCGCCGGCGACAGCGACGTGCAGATCCTCAGCGGGCTCACGGAGGGCCAGAAGGTGCAGGTGACCGTGGCCACCACGGCAGGCGGCGCCGGGGGCTTCGGCGGCGGACGCGCGGGCGGCTTCGGCGGCGGCACCGGCGGCTTCGGCGGCACCGGCGCCCGGGCGGGCGGCGGCGGCTTCGGCGGAGGTGGACGGGGATGA
- a CDS encoding ABC transporter ATP-binding protein, which translates to MTPRLPSLRRRGPTAAQGPDGGEGSPAGRAPSAVPARPPVVELRRVVKTYGTGEAAVHALCGPAAPDGGEVPGVDLAVRTGDFVAVMGSSGSGKSTLMNIVGCLDSPTSGRYLLDGIDVGHLDEHQLSLVRNRKIGFVFQSFNLVPRTTALDQVELPLAYAGVKPEQRRLRAHAALALVGMEDRAGHRPNELSGGQQQRVAVARALVMAPAMLLADEPTGNLDSRSTDELLGIVDRLNASGRTVVLITHEDEVARHAKRVIRLVDGRIIADERQAPLDGPPPALLDPHFAAHSLHQHRG; encoded by the coding sequence ATGACGCCGCGCCTGCCGTCGCTGCGCCGCAGAGGCCCGACGGCAGCGCAGGGCCCGGACGGCGGGGAGGGCTCCCCGGCCGGCCGGGCCCCTTCCGCCGTTCCGGCGCGCCCGCCGGTGGTGGAGCTGCGGCGGGTGGTGAAGACGTACGGCACCGGCGAGGCCGCGGTGCACGCCCTGTGCGGCCCGGCCGCCCCGGACGGCGGGGAGGTCCCGGGGGTGGACCTGGCCGTCCGCACCGGCGACTTCGTGGCGGTGATGGGCAGCTCCGGCTCGGGCAAGTCGACGCTGATGAACATCGTCGGCTGCCTGGACTCGCCCACCTCCGGCCGCTACCTGCTGGACGGCATCGACGTCGGCCACCTGGACGAGCACCAGCTGTCCCTGGTGCGCAACCGCAAGATCGGCTTCGTCTTCCAGTCGTTCAACCTGGTGCCCCGGACGACCGCGCTCGACCAGGTCGAACTGCCGCTGGCGTACGCCGGGGTGAAGCCGGAGCAGCGCCGGCTGCGGGCGCACGCGGCGCTGGCCCTGGTCGGCATGGAGGACCGGGCCGGGCACCGGCCCAACGAGCTGTCCGGCGGCCAGCAGCAGCGCGTCGCGGTCGCCCGCGCGCTGGTGATGGCCCCGGCGATGCTGCTCGCGGACGAGCCCACCGGCAACCTGGACAGCCGCAGCACCGACGAACTGCTGGGCATCGTCGACCGGTTGAACGCCTCCGGCCGGACGGTCGTGCTGATCACCCACGAGGACGAGGTGGCCCGGCACGCCAAGCGGGTGATCCGGCTGGTGGACGGCCGGATCATCGCCGACGAGCGGCAGGCGCCGCTGGA